Proteins from one Caretta caretta isolate rCarCar2 chromosome 12, rCarCar1.hap1, whole genome shotgun sequence genomic window:
- the RPL13 gene encoding large ribosomal subunit protein eL13, which produces MAPSRNGMILKPHFHKDWQRRVATWFNQPARKIRRRKARQAKARRIAPRPVSGPIRPIVRCPTVRYHTKVRAGRGFTLEELRMAGIHKRVARTIGISVDPRRRNKSTESLQANVQRLKEYRSKLILFPRKPSAPKKGDSSPEELKMATQLSGPVMPIRNVYKKEKARVISEDEKNFKAFASLRMARANARLFGIRAKRAKEAAEQDVEKKK; this is translated from the exons ATGGCACCCAGTCGAAATGGCATGATCTTGAAACCCCATTTCCACAAAGATTGGCAGAGACGAGTTGCCACATGGTTTAACCAGCCTGCTAGGAAGATCCGCAG GAGGAAGGCCCGTCAGGCAAAGGCTCGTCGCATTGCTCCACGCCCAGTGTCAGGGCCAATCCGACCCATTGTGAGGTGTCCCACTGTTAGGTACCACACGAAAGTTCGTGCTGGCAGAGGATTCACCttagaagagctgaga ATGGCTGGCATCCATAAAAGGGTTGCCCGGACTATTGGGATCTCTGTGGATCCCAGACGACGCAACAAGTCTACAGAATCCCTGCAGGCCAACGTGCAGAGACTGAAGGAGTATCGCTCCAAGCTTATCCTCTTCCCAAGGAAGCCCTCTGCACCCAAGAAGGGAGACAGCTCT CCAGAAGAACTCAAGATGGCAACTCAGCTCTCTGGACCTGTTATGCCAATCAGGAAC GTTTACAAAAAGGAAAAGGCCCGTGTTATCTCTGAGGATGAGAAGAACTTCAAAGCCTTTGCCAGCCTGCGTATGGCCCGTGCAAATGCCCGTCTCTTTGGAATCCGAGCTAAACGAGCCAAGGAAGCTGCAGAGCAGGATGTGGAGAAGAAGAAATGA